The stretch of DNA TACTGGAGACAGTGTGTGGATgcatgttggggtgtgtgtgtgtgagagagataTAAAGACATGACTAAATATTGCCTTTTGAGAAATATGCAAAGTTCAGACAGGTTGGATGCTGTTCGGTGTattgtttgtaaaatgaattaagtaacagatgaataaaaagatttgttttatttagtttgtacATCACAAGACGTCTGTCATCCATAATCTCAATCAGAACTCAATAGACGTATCTCTCTGGTATTCCACAGCAGATCATTCGTTATCCAGCTGGTACATTCGTCCGTACAGACAGGCAGTGATCAGGCCTCCGCTCAGGTTGGAGTGTTTCATGGCCAATCTCCCACCTGTTGCTTTCTCCAGCTTATCAGGTTGCTCCAGCGCCATGCGGCTCACCAGAACTGAAGGGTACACGTAATCTGTCTGGAAAGTTGCCTCCAACAGGAAGTCCATCTTAGACTCCGCCTCCTCCACTTTCTGCCCACATGAGCTGGCCTCCAGTCCTGCACAGCGGACTACTGCACATACCTGTATGGAAGAGAGGTAAATGCAGCTGGACTTCAGtgaaattgtttatttagcAATTTAACTCGATAAGTGTAACTCGTATTTGATGGGTTAATTTTACGCAGAGTGGCATATTTCCAAAGTATAGATTTGTTAATCTTGATTATTGTTTTCAACAGTGAAATTAAACCCACAATTTTGATTCACAGCCACTCAGTTTCAGTTACCCAAAACTTCCATGAGGAGGTGGACAGATTGTTGAATCCAAGAGTATCAATAGaatgttgagtggaaggaaaactgtgGTTGAGAAGGTGGTCAAACAACAAGGATAAGTGTGGCCTTTGGGAGGATTATGTTAACACAGTTCTTGTGTTAAGCCACACCTAAACTAGAGTCAACGTTAAATGTCTTACCTGTACTAATAAGAATAAATACTGGATTGTTATTCTGTGGTACAAAGTCTTCAGttgaaaagtaaagtaaatttAACATTCCATTTGAATATCAATGTCCAAAAGGAACAAGATCTGTGTTGCCTGAGGTCTAATATCAATTTTTACAGTAATAACAATTTGAAGAGCCATGCCATCTGATGGTGCCGATCCACTGTTCTTTATCAAGTTCAAAGTCACTTCTCTCTCTAGATTCTGGTGtaattttccagcaggactttgCACCTGTCCACACCGCCTAAATTACCAATATCTACTTTAATAACCATGGTATGATTGTGCTTGATTGCCCAGCAAGCTCACGTGACCCTAAACCCCACAGAGAATCTATGGAGTATTATGAAGATGAGAATCAGCAAGAAACGTAGACAAACTAAAGCATCATCAAAGCAACCTGTGCTTCCATAACACCTCGGCAGAGCCATGTGGAGATGGACTCCATGCCGACAGAGCCATGACTAAGTACTGGGTATATACTGTGCAATATACATGAACAGTAGGCCTGTGcttctgcattaaaaataatttcatactGACCATATTCAAATGTTCAGGAAGATGAAAATTGGGTTTTCATTAGCCATAAGACATAATCTTATGGAAGTAAATTTGTGccatcagaatttgaataaaaattgcctctgaaatttgaatattGTATATTAGTGCttactttttcagtgttaaaataaattcaaaatatatttttaacctaaaaaaatttcagtgtcattatttgtacatgaaaaaaaaattcagtgtcattatttgtacatggttgcaattttcatttattaaaaaaattcacattcctatttcaaagtgatcaaattttcaatatacatatttttcacagtttaaattttcagtgttaaaaaattcagcatataaaaaaattcaacttttcaaaattcgaatgcaatattttcagtgtcCTCCAATTCAACTTGCTCAAATTCGCTGTCTCAAATTCAACGTCTAAAAATTCGCTGTAAAAATGGCGAGGTTACTTCAGGTCACAGACATTACCAATGGATGTCAGATTCCAGGACCCAGCTAATCACGTGACGCAACCGTCATATTGAAGAAATACCAGCGTCACCGAGGCTGGCGACCATGGAGGCGACCGCAAACCCAACGGTGAGTTTAATGctttcatatttctgtattatattttaatttgcgCATGAAGTTTGATACATTATcttaaatcttgatttaaaacacgGTTTGGGCCGTTGTTAATCTTACACCATGTAGTGCTGGCAGATTACTTCTAGCTACCTACTAGCCCCCCCAGCACCTCCCCGCTGCCCCTCACCCAATTTACCccgttttatttcaaaaagaaataccaCTTGCGCCAAGTCTAGAATCTTGAAAGAGAACTGATGGGTGGCGACTTTCTGGGTTGTTTGATGTTGTCTTAGGTGAGACTGAGACAGGCAGTCTTagtaaagtgtaatttttcagGAGATGCTACCGCTAATGTACTAAGCTAATATGGCTGCCTTGTGTGCTTCAAGGAGGGGCTGTGATACCTCACAATTCAGTAAATTCAAACAGTTGAATtgcatgcatgtttgtgtgttctcTCTGTGTAGTCTAGCTCTATCTCAACATGTGGTTCCAGAACTGATgtggattttaataaaaagtaaaactgtctTCAATATTTCCAGTTACTTTAGTCTTACAAACATACTAAGTTATCCATATGTTGCGGATGTATGGTAAATTAGAATTGAAAATGTGATTGTGGCTTTGTTCTCTTCCAAAGCCACACCACCTGAACTGAAAGACATGATGAAATTCTGGACCGGATGGGAAAATCTGCCGTCAAGTCTGTCTGTGGAGATTGTTCATGGAAACTACCCAACAGCTGCCACATGCTACGAAACGCTAAGAATTCCTTGTCACTAGAGGAGTTACAAATCTTTCAGTGATGAGTTTTTAGCATGCATTTCCTCTATGCAAACTGGCTTTGGCTTGCTTTGAATGATCGacctgtaaaacaaaataatctacaTTTAAGCTGTAGCAGTTCTTTGTTTGTGAAGCAGCTTTGttcaaatgaaagttttgttgaaatgtAGAATCAAttcaattttctgattttgtcaGATGATTACATATCAAATGTATTGAACATGTGATTCAATACATATGAATGAATGTATTGAATTCATATTCATTGAATATAAATTCAATACATTCATATGTATTGAATTCATATGAACGTATTCATATGAACTTATtgatatgtattgattatgaatTCAATACATATGAATGTATGTAATACATATGATACATAGTAATCATATATATTACTCATTAGAGTAACGTGTTACTCTAGTTCCTCTAGTTTTGTCACATTCAAAACTAGAGGAACTAGAATGACACAATGTTCAGAGTAggtatttcatttctctgagTCAGTACTGTTTGTACAGgcagttttaaatatgaaactgaaattgtttttttatgcaaaattttattgaatgtaCTGTACTTAGATGAGTTCATATATGCTTGaagtattagaaaataaattacataagacaaacaaaacttttttctgattcttaTAATGCAAGAAATTTAAAGTCCTACAACAATGTACAAATGTACCTACTAGGTTCCTtttgagtaaagaaaaaacaatcaaattacaaatttagaacattttagttCTTAAACATGTCTACCATATAGACACTAAAATTCACCTTTGTGGTAACATGATCAgcattttgctttacatttcataaatggTGAATTTTGAAACTGGTACGGAAGCTTATTGCTATAatccagggggaaaaaatctagCGCTATCACGTTATAATGTCATACGTATCTTATTAAAACGTGAGTTATCTTGTTAAAACATGATGCACATCTTGTACAAACGTGATCATTTTATGTCCAGGAAGTGGCGGTATTATGCTAGGCTAGTACAGTGGCTAACAGGACTTGGTCAAGTTTCCCTTCATGTTTAGTCTAAAACACGGAGATATGGATGCTGCTTTGCACTGTGGTTGAAACCAATAATAGCAGGCACACTCTGAGCAGGATCCTAAACAGAACAGGACTGCACAGAAGGAAACGTCAGTCCGATCCTCTAGCTGTGGTGGCGATCCTAACTGATTCTGGAtcgaagctgaagttggctttCGATTGTAGCTCCTCAGTCCTCTGGCTTGCAGAAGGGCCTTTACCATTCAGTACCCAGAGTGAGGCTGCCTGGATTTAATGTCTCTCACACATTGGTCTAAGTCATCATCTGACATGGTGGTGTATAATGCCCTCACTGAAAGACCAGATTCTGCCATCCGTCGATATACAGTCCATCTAGATATACCCAAGAGTTTGGCGATGCATGAGACAGGGAGATGGAGTTCTAAAAGACTGCAAAGGTAGTCTGAGGATATGACCATCCGTTGTCGCCCAGCTGGTCCTTGCTCAATATGCACAAcagttgtttgttgttcttcactttgtttttctaaattaattagtCTGTGCAAATGAGCCGACGCatccaaaatatttgaaggaaCATCTATCTGACAAgacatggcatttaaaaaaactagttcTTGAGTGCAGATAAAGTCCAGGAAATCCAGATCCAGGGGCATACGTTCAAGAACATGCTCCAAACGATCACGGAGTCTATCAAAAATGTGATCCAGCAAAAGTTCcttgaaaagagagaaaaaaaaaacatgtcaaaaaaattgtcagtaaaataaaaaagttttttgaaatCAGAAGGTCAGTATTGAGAAATCAcagtaatataaattaaattatgatatttaatctaaaataagtTAACAGATGTACTTACaagcatatatttttcttgaaaatgagttaagatcaattgaaaaaacaaagggaGTTGTTTAtagtgttgctaggtaacagaacGAGGTTTTATACCGCAAagtaaaaagaatgtaaattaatattgtaTATCAACACTTGTCAGATAAGAGAAGCAGTATTTTGGATGATGttgtaatgacaataaatttcttaattaattcataaatgaagtCACCTGAACAATACAGTAGCTGAACAGAATGGGGTTGTGGTTATAATTAATGTCGGTAGTGTTCACAGCCCCTCCTTGAAGCACACAAGGCAGCCATATTAGCTTAGTACATTAGCGGTAGCATCTCctgaaaaattacactttactAAGACTGCCTGTCTCAGTCTCACCTAAGACAACATCAAACAACCCAGAAAGTCGCCACCCATCAGTTCTCTTTCAAGATTCTAGACTTGGCGCAAGtggtatttctttttgaaataaaacggGGTAAATTGGGTGAGGGGCAGCGGGGAGGTGCTGGGGGGGCTAGTAGGTAGCTAGAAGTAATCTGCCAGCACTACATGGTGTAAGATTAACAACGGCCCAAACcgtgttttaaatcaagatttaagATAATGTATCAAACTTCATGcgcaaattaaaatataatacagaaatatgaaagCATTAAACTCACCGTTGGGTTTGCGGTCGCCTCCATGGTCGCCAGCCTCGGTGACGCTGGTATTTCTTCAATATGACGGTTGCGTCACGTGATTAGCTGGGTCCTGGAATCTGACATCCATTGGTAATGTCTGTGACCTGAAGTAACCTCGCCATTTTTACAGCGAATTTTTAGACGTTGAATTTGAGACAGCGAATTTGAGCAAGTTGAATTGGAGgacactgaaaatattgcattcgaattttgaaaagttgaatttttttatatgctgaattttttaacactgaaaatttaaactgtgaaaaatatgtatattgaaaatttgatcactttgaaataggaatgtgaatttttttaataaatgaaaattgcaaccatgtacaaataatgacactgaatttttttttcatgtacaaataatgacactgaaatttttttaggttaaaaatatattttgaatttattttaacactgaaaaagtaaGCACTAATATACaatattcaaatttcagaggcaatttttattcaaattctgatggCACAAATTTACTTCCATATAATCTTCAAAATGATCAGTCACAACAAAATTTACAACAGATCCACAAATCGAGCAATAACTTTCCTGGTTCTATCTGAATTTGTGTTTAACCAGTTTTCTCCATCATGCTATTCACATTAAGACATCATGAGACCAAGACGGCACCGGAAAACGGATCAAGAGTACCGGTACCTTGCCAATGCAAGGCTTCAAACAGAATGCTCTCAGATATAAGTGGGCACTGAGATGAGAGTGTCACCGAGTGTAATCAGCAAGTTGTAACAGAGATACTGGAAGAATCACAGAAAGGCAGACAGGTGTATGTCCATTGGGCACATCACACGGACGACCTTTGTGAATAGTGCCCTTTGGAACTGGTTGATGAATGCTACTAAACTCTTGGTACATCACATTAAGAAATTATGGCCACCAACTTactgacaaacatttttgctgtgacATACATACCCAGATGCAGAAATTTTATTGAATAAGTTGAGATGAGGAAATCACCATTCCTTGCTTTTGcttaaataatataatgttaAAGCATAAAGTTAATAAGATTTCTACTTATTTCACCACAAGTCAAATATCCCAGACTTTTTGTGagtagtgtgtgtgtgggggcgtgtgtgggTGTCTGTGTTGTGATTCTACGCTATACATGCAAGATTGTGGTGATATTCTAATGCCTACCTGCAAGGCGTATCGTCCATCAACGGTGTGCGTTCCTGCAAATGCTCCCAATGCATACAGTTCCTTCCTTTCGTCGTGTGCCGTCCACTTGTACTGAAGGTGGCAGCAGAATTTACCATCACACACTGTGAGATTGCCTTCTGCCTCCTTTATGAGGACAAATTTAAATGGGTCATGCATCATGGTTCCTATGAAGGTGGGGTCAGAGGAAGCAGGTGAAGGGGAATCAGCACAGCGATCTGTGTGGCAGTAATCAGACTCTGCAGGCACAGGTGACATTGATTCATTCACATTCATCCCAACTGGACCCAAGACTGGGACTGTGGCCACAAGCAGTCGGCCCTCCTCTGGGTCTCCCTTCACGGCGTGGTGGAAGGTAGCAGAAAATGGGGTGTAGATACCACTCCCTGTCATTCTGAGCTGGTCTTTACGAAGGTTTGAAGACAGAACCGTAACATTGGCCCCAAGACTGAGGGCCCTGTGAAATTGGATCGAGTCCAAAAGGGGGAGCTCATTCATCCACGCTGTGGGGAAAATCAGCTGACGCACACcctggaaaagaaacaaaaggccAAGTAAAGAGAGAGTTGGCTCAGTTGGACAGGTCTGTGTGGATGACGTTTCCTACCATTTTCACCAGGGCTACTGTAGGATCGTGGAACAGGATGTCAAAGCAGATGATGAGACCAAACTTTCCAGCAAAGGGTGTATCAAATGTGATGAGTTCAAGCTTTGGAGGCGTGTCAAAGGATTCTTCAAAAAAGAGGTTATATTTATGGTACCGTGCCACCAGCAGACCATCAGAACTGTGTGGAAGGGAATAATGATAGGTTTGCATTAACTTCCACAATGCATTTGTGTACTTGATCATTTTTGTATTCAAGGTTTGCCCAGTACTTGAAAGCCACATTGGTGTTGAACTGCCAGTGTCCATCAGGGGGGCATGTGGACGGGGCTGTCTTCAAGGGACAGGGTTGCAGATCAGGCATGTTTGCCACCAGGTAGAGGTTGTTGCCACGGGCCATGCAGCTCAGTCGCTGGAGAACCTAGAAGAAACTCATAAACTTGATACAAATGCCCCTTTGGTCCAAGTAAAGTTATTGGTGTAAAAACGTAACCACAAAAGTGTCAAAATTATAAAAGAGTCAGACAAATATCTATCTTTTAACCTCAGTGTTGTTGTATTTGTCAGGCTCGGTGCAGGGGTTCCAGCTCTCCTCCTGAGGGTCAGGAATGGTTTCCAAGTATCCGGAAATGGATGAACGGGTGAAGTTAAAACCGTGAATACCATCTTCTGGAAACACAAGTATCTGGACTCCCTGAGagagcagagaaagaaacaacCTGTGAACTAAAGAACAATGAGTTTATCCCTTTAAAAAATGGATCCAGTAAAGGAAGTGGATTGCATCAACTCTCCTTCTTTCACCTAAATATTGATGGAATTCAGTCTGAACACTGATCTTCTCTTTCTTTCGCtacttccttctttcctttcttccgATGTGAGATAGATATCCAAAGCCTGGCATAATGTTTTAGAATCTAAATCAGCTTGAAATTTCTCCAAAATGTTATTCCTCTGATGACTTCATTGAACAGtttataatgaaattaaataacacggttttcagatattaatttgctgatatatatatttttagtttgataTTCTTCCActttatacttttgtttttactactttgtgttggtctctaTCGCAtaaatctcagtaaaataaattgaaatgtcTGAACGGAAGGTGATAAAAAGTTGAAGTGGTCAACACGAATGATTTTGCCAATGATTGATAATAACATTGATgatgccatttttctttttcttcaagcAGTTGACTTTATTCAACAGCTATAATCATGGGCATCTACTTCAGCCTTCCCAGTCCAGCAGCCTACCTGCTGTGCAGCTTTAGCAGCCTGCTCTTCGTAGATGTCCAGGTTCTTCTGCATGTGGATCAGGGCTTCGCGACGGGTCACGGGGACCCTAGGGTTCGGGTTCAGGATGACTCTGTGCTCGTACACAGCAGCCACGTACGAGTCCCCAGCGGACTCAGTCTCACCGAGACAAAAGAGGAGCAGAACGACAACCAGCATTTTCCCTTGTTCTAGAGAAATGAACGTCGTGCGCTTCTTCGGGTTCAGTAGTCCAAAGTCAGCACAGCTGAGTCAACATTACTTTTGTTTGCTAAAGAGAGCTTGGCTTATTCTGAATGtcaatttttgtgttttttttttttaccttgacaaagattttgctttatgttttcatgtttctttttatttttaagtcactttaaaataaaagttatctAAAAGTGATTTAAACTCTCAAATTTGGcgttaaaatgttcttttgaaaacaaacaaaacgaaATCGTCTTCGGTTGAACTttaagaaatgtataaaataaattcatgttttacaAAAGTTTCAAGCTTACTttctggtttgtgcagcaaaaattttcgtttgtgcttctgtcattttaaagatataaagaaatgtttctagaggtcatcaaaggtcaaccagcccctcCACCTTcctcaaatcagacgaaatgggtgtcaatttACTCGaatacgtttgtgctggtttgtgcaaaacgtttgacaccaattttgtctgatttcacaAAAGTAGGGGGGCTGGTTGAtctttgacctttaacctttcattaatatcttcaaagccaaagcagcacaaacaatttttgctgcacaaacatagcACAAACgcttgacaccaattttgtctgaatgaagaaggtgggggggcaacttcactcaggtgttTATTAATACAAACTAAACAACGGCGTAAATAGAGGAAAATGCTGAATAATTGCTGAATAATTtgatacacacatatatatatatatatatatatatatatatatatatatatttttttttttttttttttttttaattaagcatCTTTAAGAAAAGTAATCCAAATCCTTTTGCTGAGACCTTATCTTTTAATTAAGCTCAAAATAGCGGGGGGGTTTCCCCAACAGTTTTGGATTAACGCAGCCCTTTTCTACATAAAAACATCTACACGGGTAGTTaaataatgcttttattttgaaaataactagAGCGGAAGCAAAACACAACCTCTTATTATCCCGGAAACAATTGACCGACTCGACCTTTCCATGCTGAGAAGGCTTCCTGCAAACTTAACAAATTGAATACTTAATTGTGGCGTTCTAATTGAACCGGAACTAGAAGCCGAACTTAATTCAGATGCTTCAGTTTTGGTTCTAATCGCTTTTAGCCGTCAGCGTTAGCGAACAAGCTGCCCTGCATTTACAATGTCAAATGCTCCCGAGGCCACCGCCGCTCCGTCGAAGTCCCTCCAGGCTTTTAAGGACTGCTGGGGCTGCAGGGCCATCTCAGGAGGGGGTCTGATTCTGTCTGCGGCGTATGTGTTCAACGCAGCTAGGAGGGTAATGAAGCAGGGAGCTCCTACCTCCATGGGGACGGTGGCACAGCTCACATTCGCTGCAAGTAAGTCTTAGCATCGCTTCCGCGTTGTTTTTACCCGATACAATCTGAAAGCCTCAAATGTTCTACTGTCGCCCTGACAGGTCTGGCTGCTTGGGGGGCAGTCATCATCACCGACCCGGTTGGAAAGTCGCATAGGAAGACCACGTGACTGACGAGCTGCACATTTTAACGGGACAAAACTCACATGTGGTCATGAAGGGCCTGGTCCCGAGCAACAGCAGAGAGACACTTGAAGCAGATTGCTGACTGGACTGTCTTCCATcattgatttatatatatatatttggctATGTAAATAGTCACTGTATGGGAGCTTTGCATTCGACATACAGCTGTGATGATAGTTGTGTAGTCACCTCGACAACAAATAGAGCAAGACAAGATACTGCCAGAACAATGATTGGTCTTGTCCTCTATCGAGATAATGCTGTTTTGAATCTCAGTTGGTGATACAAGAAGTAAATGCAGAGTTTACTGTACTAAAACTGACATAAATACAGCATTAGACGTAAAATATTCTCTAAACAGCTGTATTTCCAAAGGCAATATTGACAGGATTCGCAATAGATGTTGgtatggaagtaaatatgtgccatcagaatttgaataaaaaatgcctctgaaatttgaatgttgtatatTAGTGCTTAcgttttcagtgttaaaataaattcaaaatatatttttaacctaaaaaaaattctgtgtcattatttgtacatgattgcaattttcatttattaaaaagattcacattcctatttcaaagtgatcaaattttcaataaacatatttttcacagtttaaattttcagtgttaaaaaattcagcatataaaaaatttcaacttttcaaaattcgaatgcaatattttcagtgtcCTCCAATTCAACTTGCTCAAATTCGCTGTCTCAAATTCAGCGTCTAAAAATTCGCTGTAAAAGTGGCGAGGTTACTTCAGGTCACAGACATTAGCAATGGATGTCAGATTCCAGCTCCCAGCTAATCACGTGACGCAACCGTCATATTGAAGAAATACCAGCGTCACCGAGGCTGGCGACCATGGAGGCGACCGCAAATCCAACGGTGAGTTTAATGctttcatatttatgtattatattttattttgcgcATGAAGTTTGATACATTACcttaaatcttgatttaaaacacgGGTTGGGCCGTTGTTAATCTTACACCATGTAGTGCTAGCATATTACTTCTCGCTACCTACTAGCCCCCCCAGCCCCTCCCCGCT from Xiphophorus maculatus strain JP 163 A chromosome 13, X_maculatus-5.0-male, whole genome shotgun sequence encodes:
- the btd gene encoding biotinidase gives rise to the protein MLVVVLLLFCLGETESAGDSYVAAVYEHRVILNPNPRVPVTRREALIHMQKNLDIYEEQAAKAAQQGVQILVFPEDGIHGFNFTRSSISGYLETIPDPQEESWNPCTEPDKYNNTEVLQRLSCMARGNNLYLVANMPDLQPCPLKTAPSTCPPDGHWQFNTNVAFNSDGLLVARYHKYNLFFEESFDTPPKLELITFDTPFAGKFGLIICFDILFHDPTVALVKMGVRQLIFPTAWMNELPLLDSIQFHRALSLGANVTVLSSNLRKDQLRMTGSGIYTPFSATFHHAVKGDPEEGRLLVATVPVLGPVGMNVNESMSPVPAESDYCHTDRCADSPSPASSDPTFIGTMMHDPFKFVLIKEAEGNLTVCDGKFCCHLQYKWTAHDERKELYALGAFAGTHTVDGRYALQVCAVVRCAGLEASSCGQKVEEAESKMDFLLEATFQTDYVYPSVLVSRMALEQPDKLEKATGGRLAMKHSNLSGGLITACLYGRMYQLDNE
- the dmac1 gene encoding distal membrane-arm assembly complex protein 1 — protein: MSNAPEATAAPSKSLQAFKDCWGCRAISGGGLILSAAYVFNAARRVMKQGAPTSMGTVAQLTFAASLAAWGAVIITDPVGKSHRKTT